The following DNA comes from Centroberyx gerrardi isolate f3 chromosome 4, fCenGer3.hap1.cur.20231027, whole genome shotgun sequence.
AGATGAGATGTATATTTAGTGCCTGTATCAATTAATTTTTATAATCAAAGCTTATGAGcaatttcatttgaattaaTTTTTAAACTGCTTTGTGTCTGGCAGGTTTGCATCTTCCTGGATCTTGTGTCCAGGCTCTGtgtgaaattaaattgaaatttAACAGAGTCGAATGAGTCGAAACTTTTCCTTGAAAGTATCAAGAGACACAATgggttaggaaaaaaaaatagtattagTAGCGCAAACTGAATGCTCCGCCTTTTCAGAAGAATTCAGCATGACGCACGGCCGAGACACTGGCCCCGCTCGCTCTGGCCCCGCTTAACTCTGGATTCGCAACTCTGGTGAAGCAATCAAACTGGATTATAAACTATCATGGCAGGCTTAATGTAAGGTCTGTGTGTTGCAATGACGATTTAACAccaatacaaaacaatattgctgtgtcagcaaaaaaaaaaaagcttacaaaatagttgtaaaaaaaaaatgcctgtgCATAATAAGAACACAGCATGAGAAAGATGAAATATTTTCAAGTAGCGGATGATGCTCCAGAGAGTTTGGGATtcttcattagtttttatttttatgtagtttttcaaatgttttttcaattcctctttagttttagttatttttttattttttatttttttttaagtagctCAGAAGAGCAGAATTTTTAGTACGGGATTTTTAGTCCAGAGGGCATCAGCAGCCTCACTAAAGCTGCGTACAGACAAGTTTAATGTTATGTTCAAAACGGGATgatacaaacttttttttttgtcactctcatctacacacacgcacaaatctAAACTGTAAAAGCCACTGAAGCAGTTTTTACGCAGCCAACCGAAGAGTCCAATATCCAGGCAAAAGATTCACGTTTTAGTTTTGATGGTTTATcccagaaaacattttttttttcaactgtcTCAATGAGGGATAACTGCTTTTATCTGGATTCACCttatcagtgtacttcatgagcAGAATACTCCTTAATACAGTCAGTATATTGTGTAATCATTTCCTGATCTTACACTGTACGTCACTATACCAAGCAACTGCAAAGTTACTGGAAGTTATTGCCACGCCTCCCAACTTTCTCTACTTATCTGCCTGGCCCACACTCGATACACTAACATCACTCCACTTGTGACTGAAGATTATCGTTTTTCGCCTTATTTCTGGTCCCGAAGCCGAGATGAAGCTTACAGCACTTCAACCGTCAGCGTTTGTTCCAGTAAAAGAGAATAAGTGTGATGTCCTCGTTGAGACCGGCAGTCCCGCGGTGGTCCAGCACACCACCGTGAGGATCGACCGCACCGAGCCGCTGCCCCGGGACCACATCGTCTGgtccctctgctccctcctgtACGGAAACCCCTTCTGCCTCGGGTTGGCGGCGCTCTGCTACTCAGTCAAGGTAAATTGTTTATCAGTTTTCATATGAGGACAGAAAACTTCATGTAGCCTATATGGTCTATTTGttacggaagcgtaatgcattcacttgagaaaaaaaaaattgccctgtttttctgaattaaggagataattatctcagaattctgagaaaagttttcatggaaaaaaataattctgctctgtttttctgagataattatctcgttaattcagaaaaacagcagatttttttttttttttttaaatgctctgtttttctgaattaacgagataattatctcagaaaaacagcagattttttatttttttttattttaattatcttGTTCATttagaaaaacagagcagaatttttttttcccatgaaaacttttctcagaattctgagataattatctccttaattcagaaaaacagagcatttaaaaaaaaataaaaaattctgctctgtttttctgagataattatctcgttaattcagaaaaacagggcaaaaaatttgttctcaagtgaatgcattatgCTTCCGtaatttgttcttttgtttgtttgttttcttttttttccccgacCGCCGAGCGGGGCTGGCCAATAGTGCCTCGTCTTGACTGACTGTGATGGAAAAAGTAGTAAAAACTTGTATTAggtgtattatttttattctattattattttgtttcttataATGCGTGTTTGAGaaccagcatttttttttaaccaaagaaaagagagacgagagagcGTTTTCTGGGATAAACCATCAAAACTAAAAACTGTGAATCTTTTGCCTGGACATTGGACTCTTTGGTTGGCAGCGTAAAACCTGCTTCAGTGGcgttggatttgtgtgtgtgtgtgtgtgtgtgtgtgtgtgtgtgtgtgcgtgtagctGAGAATGACAAATAGCCCAACACTTTGGCTATTATGGTTATCCCAATAGCCAAAATGTTGGGCTATTTGCATCCCAAACCCTAATAATCCTGGTCCTCGGACTCCACCTTAATCAATGTATGCTGTTGTGTTTCCAGGCTAGAGACAGGAAGCTACTAGGAGACCTGGAGGGCGCCAGAAAGCAGGGCTCCACCGCCCTCTGCCTCAACATCTTCGCCCTGGTCCTGGTGGTCACCATGATCATTCTTTTCTTCGTCATGCTCTACTTGCAGGATATCCTGTTTTATTGACCTGCCTCTTGCTGTAACATGCCACGCTGCTGTTTATACTTCACACTGCttttttgtggggttttttgtaCATACTGTCCTTCAACACAACaatattatgtttttaattgGTGTTACAAAAATCTTCATTGCAAAtcaatttaatatatttgtttgtAGTTTGTAATTGAATCCAGATGTCCTGTAAGACTGCTTGACATGCTGAATTCTGTGTGAAAAGGAGGAGCATTCAGTTTAATTGTGCAATAAATGTCTTCTTCCTaaccctctgtgtctctgataCTTTTAAGGGTAACAGCATGTAGTGTGATTACAGACAGGGGCATAATTTTGCACATCTTGAATTTATATTTTATCCTGATTGTAGATAATGCTAACACTAGTGCAAAATTATAGTCTGATTACAATTTCAATCATCAGTAATCTGTAACAGATAATGTTTTGAAAGAACCTCTCCAACTGAGGTGAAAACATAAAGGTAGACTCAACAGTGAAAAAAACTCCTGCACTCTGCTACTTGCAATGCaacaatttgtttttaaattcagATAAATTGTGGCATGAGTGGACAATGCTCAAACAACCTGCTgcacaaacacatcacaaagGTAAGCGACGCCTCAAAGGATCTGAACTTTGTTTATGAAGAGTTAAGGCACATCGACATTCCCGACCATGACACACGTCGCAGAGTAGACACTTGTGAAGCAGTAACAAAGACGATCATCGAGACTGCAAGAGGTCATCTAGACACAAGAAAGGGTGAAGGTCAAAGGAATGAAGAACAAGACGGGAAAGAGACAGCGTCTGTAATCAAGTCTGCAGCCTCTGAAAAAATAAGCATCAACTCTCACCGCACCAAGTTCTCCGCTCATTCTCGAAGCAACTCAGGAGCCACATCCAGACATTCAAGCCTGTCTTCTGCCAACAGACAAGACGCTGCTGCTGAAGTTGCTGCCAATGAAGCCACCTTAGAAGTACTGCTAGAGCAAGAACGTCATATTGAAGAACTTCAAAGACTCGAAGCTGAAGCTGCCCATTTACGAGCCAAACAAGAGGCCGAAAATGCGGAGAGACAAAGGGCGCTAGAAGCCAAGCGCAGACAACTAGAGCGACTGGAGACGATTAAGAAGCTAAAGGCTGCCAAGGCGCGACAGCAAGTATATGatcagtgtgagtgagagtgaatgctcagacaaagaaataaacaagcTGCTCCATCGACGTGTCTCcctgaaggaggaagaggaagtcaAGCATGAAAGTAGCCCGTTGCAGCACCACTCTCCACCACAAGCTGTGACACATCCAAAGCAAGAAGACAGCACAGCAGCTCTTGTTAGAGCGTTCGCAGAGTCCATCAGCGCGAGTCGTCTTCCTGTACCTGAACCAACAACGTTCAATGGCGACCCACTCAGATTCAACGACTGGAAAGTTTCCTTTCAGACACTAATTGACAGAAAAAACATACCAGCTGAAGAAAAGATATATTATCTGCGAAAGCACGTGGGTGGACCCGCCAAGAAGGCCATAGAGAGCTACTTCCTGCTAGGCACAGAGTTAGCCTATCGTGCAGCGTGGACTATCCTAGAAGAGAGATATGGCAATCCATTCCTCATCGCCAAGGCCTTCAGAGACAAGCTCGATGCATGGCCCAAGATAAGCTCCAAAGGCAGTGCGGAACTTCAGGAATTCGCCGACTTCCTTCGCAGCTGTGAGGCTGCCATGTCTCAGATAGGAGGTCTTGAAGTACTCAACGACTGCAACGAGAACCAGAAAATGCTTGCTAAACTTCCAGACTGGCTGACCTCAAGATGGAATAGGAAAGTCATAGAAGTGGAAGAACAAAGTCACACGTTCCCAAGCTTCAGCCAGTTCGTCAAGTTTCTCACACGTGAAGCCAAAATCGCTTGCAACCCAATAACATCTCTCCACGCTCTAAAACCAAGTGAAAGCGAAAGGATCAAGGTTTCAAAGAACAGAGGTCCTGGAGCAAAGGTACTGGCAACCAACTCAGACGAGAAAGCTGTCGCTATAAGCTGTGTCTTCTGTGAGAAGGCAGGTCACAGTCTACACAAGTGTCGTAAATTTATGGATGAGACGATCTCTGAGCGAGTCAAGTTTGTTCAAGAGAAGAAATTGTGCTTCGGCTGTCTGAAGTCTGGCCATCGCTCAAAGGACTGTGAAAACAGAAAGATCTGTGATACGTGTGAGAAAGGACATCCGACTTGGCTCCACGATAATCGCACCAAGGAAGAAAGGATGTCAACAAGGCCTGATGGAGCGAGGCACAGTGACAAGtcaagggaaaggaagatggagcaCCCACAAGATAAAGCAGCAAGAACATCACGTGAGGCAACATCAAATAGAGTCGTCCAGAATATCAAAGACACTCATACGTCCacaatcattccagtgtgggtGTCAGCCACAAGTGAGCCAGCTTGTGAAGTTCTTGTGTATGCACTCCTTGATACACAGAGTGACACAACCTTTATCCTTGAAGAAACAGTAAAGGTTCTCCACACAAAGAACGAACCAGTTCAGCTAAAGCTCTCCACAATGGCTTCAAGAAACACAGTCGTGTCCTGCCGGAAACTGACTGGTCTACAAGTGAGAGGATTCTACTCAGACAGGTGTTGGGctaggccatgtggtcaaacaaaggaacggcctacatgtaagattaaaagcctaaaaccggcctagcaagggaatcaaaaacctgaactctagcccacccgctgggctgggaccttaaacaaaggaaagcagcgccaaaattccaacaggccctgaagttcacacctaggtgcaaactggctgaaacccaacctctggccTCTCATTGGCCGAGACTCGGGcgaaccccgggatgtccccatgacgtcaccaagagtataaattccagagatacctttcctcatcgccccttattgcgaccccgttgctaaacaaggtggtacctgaaacgttcgaactgttcttttgtttagccgaggcgcagtcttcaactcgcgggacgagaccagactgtttagtgttagctataacactgttggatccagaaggattagactaGTTGTTCGAGTATCCGACATTCTAattccttacacgcactgccgtgtgtagcagacctgcagaagtggactggaagagaatacagctaaggacactccttccctccaagaaaacaacgtaaggatacgtttcttcaaccaagtcgactcctggctgacatcttcgctgcctacgaggaaagccagctggccgttgttccgtgcagggagagataacggtcccgcagattCGCCTAGGAAAACCCCTCGGATCaataagacggactcaaccacacaccaatcactcgagagtgatttccaagtaagaggctttggttctgggcagagactagaataggtgtgttaaataagcttactgatcagaagctgtatttgtgcgtattgggaagcgcatcggaccgccgcgttcatattatgctgtatgaataatacctcaatcattatgcttgctgcttaatttgattgtgttaatgtaaagctgatttgtgttcaattgcatgccgctgagcttgcatccatgttagtagccaccgtatagagccaatatactgcattttaccagttcaaagaccagtaacccggcgtactatttccaagtcgtaccccgagttcctgtgtggtaaaaggctattgttgtgtctctagacggcgagtagaatctctaggtttaccctgagtgcttctcctttattctccctctctctctctctcttactaacccacacacatacacacacccacatctcattacacattcattgctacctaagaattagatggtgttggtttagctgcctaactccaactccatcttggttccaaagccctttttgttcaaactgcgcggtcacagccgccatcttgaactctcgcgagacgtcccactcacgtggtcacgtccgccatcttgccctctctctctctctctctctctctctctctcatctctctctctctcacacacacacgcgcacgcatccatacgtgccatatgctgtttgtgcctttatgcttgctagttagacctatagttatagttgtataatagttgttgattaactgcagtgttattgattattgattgatattgctaaagttaaataaactccattatacttttaaagagaagttgtctgtgattccttgtgcatatgtgctgcaataacggctggttgtgagggcctgtgtacgaattcaccctatactcttcactcataaatgtacagtggtacttaaccactgtcatttggggtgaacagccattttgagactgtattgaaggctcggttattggtccctgattccagggtggtgccccgttattgactcccgtcaataattttatgaatattaataatttcacgattattaattattgattgctaataaccaaacctgcctctatcaaagcccaacacaGGATAATCCCTCTGCCAGTGACCTACTCAAGAGAATTCATCCCTGCAAACAGAGATCATATTCCCACACCAGAGACTGCAAAGGCATGGCCTCATCTTGAACACATCACAGATGAGATCGCTCCTCAGCAAAGCTGTGATGTTGGCCTGCTAATTGGCTACAACTGTCCTCAAGCTCTCGTCCCAAGACAAGTGGTGCCTGGTGAAAAAAATCAGCCCTTTGCACAGAGAACAGACTTGCGATTGGACGCGATTGGAGTAAGTCACCAGGTCATCGTGAAGCAAGTGATGCCAGGTCTTCAGTCCTCGTCAAACCTCACAAGCGAAGTGCACTATGTCTGTAGAACACAGATCAAGGAAGTAGTCTTACCTGCAGACGTCATCAAGGTGCTGGAATCTGACTTTGTCGAAAGAGCTTCAGAGGACGGCCACATTTCTCAAGAGGATCTCCGATTCCTGTCAAAGATGGAAAAAGGCATCAGGCTCAAGGACGATGGTCACTATGAAATGCCACTGCCATTCAAGAAAGAAAGGCCCAACTTACCAGATAACAAGGTATGCGCCATCCACCGTCTCAGATGCCTAGAAAGAAAG
Coding sequences within:
- the LOC139912908 gene encoding dispanin subfamily A member 2b-like; amino-acid sequence: MKLTALQPSAFVPVKENKCDVLVETGSPAVVQHTTVRIDRTEPLPRDHIVWSLCSLLYGNPFCLGLAALCYSVKARDRKLLGDLEGARKQGSTALCLNIFALVLVVTMIILFFVMLYLQDILFY